A portion of the Pseudomonas sp. PSE14 genome contains these proteins:
- the ampC gene encoding class C beta-lactamase produces MRLTGLLALSCSLSLTGIPTANAYTPDFDARVQKAAEAVMRENGITGLAIGVTDNGEQRFYNFGLASRENHQPVTSDTLFEIGSISKTFTVTLAAFAQAAGKLSLKDSPSRYMPELRGSALDKVSLINLATHTAGGFPLQIPDTVQTPEQLTQYYNDWQPQYLAGTQRTYANPSIALVGFATERALDVPYKTAMQRNLFAPLGLSNTHIEVPVTRQGYYAQGYDKDDAPVRINPDVLADVAYGVRTSSRDLLRFVEIQLGRVKLGEKLQAALDATRTGYYKVGPMTQDLIWEQYAYPPKLAELQQYNGSQMIQGSQPVTAITPPLPPQQKVWVNKTGATAGFGAYVAFVPAKQRGIVLLANRNYPNEARVKLAWDILSRLQ; encoded by the coding sequence ATGCGCCTGACCGGCCTGCTCGCACTCAGCTGCTCACTCAGCCTCACCGGCATTCCCACGGCCAACGCCTACACGCCGGACTTCGACGCCAGGGTGCAGAAGGCCGCCGAGGCGGTGATGCGCGAGAATGGCATCACGGGGCTGGCGATCGGCGTCACCGATAACGGCGAGCAGCGCTTCTACAACTTCGGCCTGGCCTCCCGGGAGAACCACCAGCCGGTCACCAGCGACACGCTGTTCGAGATCGGTTCGATCAGCAAGACCTTCACCGTGACCCTCGCCGCCTTCGCCCAGGCCGCCGGCAAGCTGTCGCTCAAGGACAGCCCCAGCCGCTACATGCCGGAACTGCGCGGCAGCGCCCTGGACAAGGTCAGCCTGATCAACCTCGCCACCCATACCGCCGGTGGCTTCCCGTTGCAGATTCCCGACACAGTGCAGACGCCGGAGCAGCTCACCCAGTACTACAACGACTGGCAGCCGCAGTACCTTGCCGGCACCCAGCGCACCTACGCCAATCCCAGCATCGCGCTGGTCGGCTTCGCCACTGAACGGGCGCTGGACGTGCCGTACAAGACGGCGATGCAGCGCAACCTGTTCGCCCCGCTGGGCCTCTCCAACACCCATATCGAGGTGCCGGTGACCCGCCAGGGTTACTACGCCCAGGGCTACGACAAGGACGACGCGCCGGTGCGAATCAACCCCGACGTGCTGGCCGACGTGGCCTATGGCGTGCGCACCAGCAGCCGCGACCTGCTGCGCTTCGTGGAAATCCAGCTGGGCCGGGTCAAGCTGGGAGAAAAGCTGCAGGCCGCGCTCGACGCCACCCGCACCGGTTACTACAAGGTCGGCCCGATGACCCAGGATCTGATCTGGGAGCAGTACGCCTACCCACCGAAACTGGCGGAGCTGCAACAGTACAACGGCAGCCAGATGATCCAGGGCAGCCAGCCGGTCACCGCCATCACCCCGCCGCTGCCGCCGCAGCAGAAGGTCTGGGTGAACAAGACCGGCGCCACCGCCGGCTTCGGCGCCTACGTGGCCTTCGTACCGGCCAAGCAGCGCGGCATCGTGCTGCTCGCCAACCGCAACTATCCCAACGAGGCGCGGGTGAAACTCGCCTGGGACATCCTCTCCCGCTTGCAGTGA
- a CDS encoding LuxR family transcriptional regulator: MNLSLADVAWNRSVGQLIESLDRPGFWPALARVLDEFVPLDNWVALLFSDGRPYLFAESPYEGESPDPLFHDYIKGLYLLDPFYVANRERPGSGLFRLSEVAPERFRQTEYYRLYFDRNVKEDEVQYNVQLDEARTLCLSLGSRRRFTAEQIALLELIRPWVAGLMRQRLFFEGVMAEQPVRQAPRWQGDLEAAMERLGTPLTARELDVIRLMLGGCSNKEVANKLDISAETVKVHRRHIYAKLNIKSQPELFALFLKAQSDA, encoded by the coding sequence ATGAACCTCAGCCTTGCGGATGTGGCCTGGAACCGGTCGGTAGGGCAGTTGATCGAGTCGCTCGACCGGCCCGGCTTCTGGCCTGCGCTGGCGCGGGTGCTGGATGAGTTCGTGCCGCTGGATAACTGGGTGGCGCTGCTGTTCAGCGATGGCCGACCCTACCTGTTCGCCGAGAGTCCCTACGAGGGGGAATCGCCCGATCCGCTGTTCCACGACTACATCAAGGGCCTGTACCTGCTCGACCCGTTCTACGTCGCGAACCGCGAAAGGCCCGGCAGCGGCTTGTTCCGCCTGTCCGAGGTGGCGCCCGAGCGCTTTCGCCAGACCGAGTACTACCGCCTGTACTTCGACCGCAACGTCAAGGAAGACGAGGTGCAGTACAACGTGCAGCTCGACGAGGCGCGCACCCTGTGCCTGTCACTGGGCAGCAGGCGGCGCTTCACGGCGGAGCAGATCGCGCTGCTGGAACTGATCCGCCCCTGGGTTGCCGGGCTGATGCGCCAGCGCCTGTTCTTCGAAGGCGTCATGGCCGAGCAGCCGGTGCGCCAGGCGCCGCGCTGGCAGGGCGACCTGGAGGCTGCGATGGAGCGCCTCGGCACGCCGCTGACGGCGCGCGAGCTGGACGTGATCCGCCTGATGCTCGGTGGCTGCTCGAACAAGGAAGTGGCGAACAAGCTGGATATCTCGGCCGAGACGGTGAAGGTCCACCGCCGGCACATCTACGCCAAGCTGAACATCAAGTCGCAGCCGGAGCTGTTCGCGCTGTTCCTCAAGGCCCAGTCCGACGCCTGA
- a CDS encoding carbon-nitrogen hydrolase family protein, translating into MKLELVQLAARDGDTAHNLQRILKAIATCAPDTDLVVFHESQITGFLDAGNIAANAESLDGPSVRAIAQAARDHEVAVVVGLIENDGGRFYNTTLFIAPEGILAHYRKTHLWISEPGLVEPGDRYVTFPWHGIRIGLLICYDTEFPETARAVAELGAELILVTDGNMEPYGHVHRTSIAARAQENQVFAVVVNRVGSGDDDLVFAGGSAAFDPFGHLLFEAGREECRHSVELDFTRLAGARALYDYHREKRFRLPGERIKHADGRRELLIP; encoded by the coding sequence ATGAAACTCGAACTGGTACAGCTGGCAGCCCGTGACGGCGACACCGCCCACAACCTGCAGCGCATCCTCAAGGCCATCGCCACCTGCGCGCCGGACACCGACCTGGTGGTCTTCCACGAATCGCAGATCACCGGCTTCCTCGACGCCGGCAACATCGCCGCCAACGCCGAGTCCCTCGACGGCCCGAGCGTGCGCGCCATCGCCCAGGCCGCCCGCGACCATGAAGTTGCCGTGGTGGTCGGGCTGATCGAGAACGACGGCGGACGCTTCTACAACACCACGCTGTTCATCGCCCCCGAAGGCATCCTGGCGCACTACCGCAAGACCCACCTGTGGATCTCCGAACCCGGCCTGGTGGAGCCCGGCGACCGCTACGTGACCTTCCCGTGGCACGGCATACGCATCGGCCTGCTGATCTGCTACGACACCGAGTTCCCCGAGACCGCCCGCGCCGTGGCCGAACTGGGCGCCGAGCTGATCCTGGTCACCGACGGCAACATGGAGCCCTACGGCCACGTGCACCGCACCTCCATCGCCGCCCGCGCCCAGGAGAACCAGGTGTTCGCCGTGGTGGTGAACCGCGTGGGCAGTGGCGACGACGACCTGGTCTTCGCCGGCGGCAGCGCCGCGTTCGATCCCTTCGGCCACCTGCTGTTCGAGGCCGGGCGCGAGGAATGTCGGCACAGCGTCGAGCTGGACTTCACCCGGCTCGCCGGCGCCCGCGCGTTGTACGACTATCACCGGGAGAAACGCTTCCGCCTGCCGGGCGAACGCATCAAGCACGCCGACGGTCGCCGTGAACTGCTGATTCCCTGA